Proteins co-encoded in one Cataglyphis hispanica isolate Lineage 1 chromosome 4, ULB_Chis1_1.0, whole genome shotgun sequence genomic window:
- the LOC126849112 gene encoding plasmanylethanolamine desaturase, translating to MEDIKVPNLGQAASAACSMATNFLAPVKTERQIYENSMLEDDPNANSVVPSSQEDKTVPRWGPNHKGAQELANLYSTGKRTQECICVGICITLIAVNSVLVLIRLRLENLSSIAIAALCGIITADFGSGLVHWAADTWGSVELPILGKNFLRPFREHHIDPTSITRHDFIETNGDNFMVAIPVLSKLTWDFLTLPEVEMQQKFVWTCYWFLLAIFVAMTNQIHKWSHTYFGLPTWVIWLQEHRIILPRKHHRVHHVAPHETYFCITTGWLNWPLEKLQFWYILEVIIERTTGCKPRADDLKWAQKRS from the exons ATGGAGGATATAAAAGTGCCGAACCTGGGGCAAGCCGCTTCGGCCGCGTGTTCAATGGCGACTAATTTCTTGGCGCCTGTGAAGACTGAGCGCCAGATTTACGAAAACTCGATGCTCGAAGATGATCCTAATGCCAATTCGGTAGTACCGTCGTCTCAAGAAGATAAGACCGTGCCTAGATGGGGTCCAAATCACAAAGGTGCCCAAGAgcttgcaaatttatatagtaccg GAAAGAGAACACAAGAGTGCATCTGTGTAGGAATTTGTATTACACTCATAGCCGTGAACTCTGTTCTTGTGCTCATCAGATTACGATTGGAAAATTTAAGTTCCATAGCAATAGCTGCATTATGCGGTATTATCACGGCTGATTTTGGATCCGGTTTGGTTCATTGGGCCGCGGATACCTGGGGATCTGTTGAACTTCCGATTCTGGGGAAG AATTTTCTAAGACCATTTCGTGAACATCATATAGATCCTACCAGCATAACGAGACACGATTTCATAGAAACTAACGGTGATAATTTTATGGTCGCGATACCAGTGTTATCCAAACTCACGTGGGATTTTTTAACATTGCCCGAAGTAGAAATGCAACAGAAATTTGTTTGGACGTGTTATTGGTTCTTACTTGCCATTTTTGTAGCAATGACTAATcag ATACACAAATGGTCGCATACATATTTCGGTTTACCTACTTGGGTTATTTGGCTTCAAGAACACAGAATTATCCTGCCAAGAAAGCATCATCGAGTGCATCATGTCGCGCCTCACGAGACTTACTTTTGCATTACTACAGGATGGTTGAATTGGCCCTTGGAAAAACTCCAGTTTTGGTACATTTTGGAGGTGATAATCGAAAGGACTACCGGTTGTAAACCCAGAGCAGATGATCTAAAATGGGCACAAAAACGTTCttga